One genomic region from Argentina anserina chromosome 2, drPotAnse1.1, whole genome shotgun sequence encodes:
- the LOC126783882 gene encoding phosphatidylinositol/phosphatidylcholine transfer protein SFH12-like isoform X1, which produces MSAPDAERRLAENSEDEKKTKLGSFKKAISNSFNKGRRNSKVMSFPLDDIDAEELKSAEEFRQTLIAEDLLPSKHDDIHMILRFLRARKFDPEKTKQMWTDMLQWRKEFGADTIMQDFEFKEIDEVLKYYPQGHHGVDKDGRPVYIEKLGKVDSNKLLQVTQMDRYVKYHVREFERTFVHKFPACSIKAKKHIDQSTTILDVQGVGLTSLNKSARELIQCLQKVDGDNYPETLNRMFIINAGSGFRLLWNTVKSFLDPKTTAKINVLGGSYQSKLLEIIEASELPEFLGGTCKCADKGGCMLSDKGPWNDPEIMKMVHSYAEEREADAKSSSKTTSGNVDSSNKESIKESGKTESDRMDAEAGMKESGKTESAKTESGKESGKKESGIKESGKMEVKVHEEEKSISEHVKAHPYTDRSDSVCSEAFLEANDMHIDHLSPVPEELSTPMGSEKEEKLRAALTALEQQLSATKQMVDKAEVEKEEKLKAALGRVNALEKELTETKKALDEARIKQEELLASVGKEKKFSLFCW; this is translated from the exons ATGTCTGCACCTGATGCTGAGCGACGCCTTG CAGAAAACTCCGAGgatgagaagaaaacaaagctTGGGTCTTTTAAAAAGGCAATTTCAAATTCTTTCAATAAGGGTCGCAGGAACAGTAAAGTAATGTCTTTCCCTTTGGATGACATTGATGCCGAGGAGTTGAAGTCAGCCGAAGAATTTCGGCAAACACTTATTGCGGAAGACCTGCTACCTTCAAAGCATGATGATATTCATATGATACTAAG ATTTTTAAGGGCCAGGAAATTCGACCCTGAGAAAACGAAGCAAATGTGGACTGATATGCTCCAGTGGAGGAAGGAATTTGGTGCTGACACTATTATGCAG GACTTCGAGTTCAAGGAAATTGATGAAGTCTTGAAATATTACCCACAAGGGCATCATGGAGTTGATAAGGATGGACGCCCTGTCTATATTGAGAAACTTGGTAAAGTAGACTCCAACAAGCTGTTGCAAGTGACACAAATGGACAGATATGTAAAGTACCATGTACGGGAGTTTGAGAGGACCTTTGTGCATAAATTTCCTGCCTGTTCCATTAAGGCGAAGAAGCACATTGATCAGAGCACTACCATTTTGGATGTACAAGGGGTG GGACTGACAAGTTTGAACAAATCTGCAAGGGAACTCATCCAATGCCTTCAAAAAGTTGATGGTGACAATTATCCTGAG ACCCTGAATCGTATGTTCATCATCAATGCTGGTTCTGGATTTAGGCTCTTATGGAATACTGTGAAATCTTTCCTTGACCCCAAGACCACTGCAAAAATCAAT GTACTGGGAGGCAGTTACCAAAGTAAGTTGCTTGAAATAATTGAAGCTAG CGAGCTGCCAGAGTTTTTGGGAGGTACTTGTAAATGTGCTGATAAGGGAGGCTGTATGCTTTCTGATAAGGGCCCATGGAATGATCCAGAAATAATGAAG ATGGTGCACAGTTATGCTGAGGAGCGTGAGGCTGATGCCAAATCTTCTAGCAAAACTACATCCGGCAATGTGGATTCAAGCAATAAGGAGTCTATCAAGGAGTCGGGAAAAACTGAGTCAGACAGGATGGATGCGGAAGCAGGCATGAAGGAATCAGGCAAAACGGAGTCTGCCAAAACAGAGTCAGGCAAGGAGTCAGGAAAAAAGGAGTCTGGGATAAAGGAGTCAGGCAAGATGGAGGTGAAGGTtcatgaagaagaaaagtcAATCTCTGAACATGTGAAGGCTCACCCTTACACAGAT CGATCTGATTCAGTCTGCTCAGAGGCTTTTTTGGAGGCTAATGACATGCATATAGATCATCTATCTCCTGTGCCAGAAGAA CTTTCAACTCCCATGGGAAGTGAAAAAGAGGAAAAGCTTAGAGCTGCTCTCACTGCCTTAGAACAACAGCTGTCTGCAACCAAGCA GATGGTTGACAAGGCTGAGGTTGAGAAAGAGGAAAAGCTGAAGGCTGCTCTAGGTCGTGTCAACGCCTTGGAAAAAGAGCTAACAGAAACCAAGAAG GCACTTGATGAAGCTCGTATTAAACAAGAGGAGCTTCTAGCCTCTGTTGGGAAGGAAAAGAAGTTT AGCCTGTTCTGTTGGTGA
- the LOC126783882 gene encoding phosphatidylinositol/phosphatidylcholine transfer protein SFH12-like isoform X2 has product MSAPDAERRLAENSEDEKKTKLGSFKKAISNSFNKGRRNSKVMSFPLDDIDAEELKSAEEFRQTLIAEDLLPSKHDDIHMILRFLRARKFDPEKTKQMWTDMLQWRKEFGADTIMQDFEFKEIDEVLKYYPQGHHGVDKDGRPVYIEKLGKVDSNKLLQVTQMDRYVKYHVREFERTFVHKFPACSIKAKKHIDQSTTILDVQGVGLTSLNKSARELIQCLQKVDGDNYPETLNRMFIINAGSGFRLLWNTVKSFLDPKTTAKINVLGGSYQSKLLEIIEASELPEFLGGTCKCADKGGCMLSDKGPWNDPEIMKMVHSYAEEREADAKSSSKTTSGNVDSSNKESIKESGKTESDRMDAEAGMKESGKTESAKTESGKESGKKESGIKESGKMEVKVHEEEKSISEHVKAHPYTDRSDSVCSEAFLEANDMHIDHLSPVPEELSTPMGSEKEEKLRAALTALEQQLSATKQAEVEKEEKLKAALGRVNALEKELTETKKALDEARIKQEELLASVGKEKKFSLFCW; this is encoded by the exons ATGTCTGCACCTGATGCTGAGCGACGCCTTG CAGAAAACTCCGAGgatgagaagaaaacaaagctTGGGTCTTTTAAAAAGGCAATTTCAAATTCTTTCAATAAGGGTCGCAGGAACAGTAAAGTAATGTCTTTCCCTTTGGATGACATTGATGCCGAGGAGTTGAAGTCAGCCGAAGAATTTCGGCAAACACTTATTGCGGAAGACCTGCTACCTTCAAAGCATGATGATATTCATATGATACTAAG ATTTTTAAGGGCCAGGAAATTCGACCCTGAGAAAACGAAGCAAATGTGGACTGATATGCTCCAGTGGAGGAAGGAATTTGGTGCTGACACTATTATGCAG GACTTCGAGTTCAAGGAAATTGATGAAGTCTTGAAATATTACCCACAAGGGCATCATGGAGTTGATAAGGATGGACGCCCTGTCTATATTGAGAAACTTGGTAAAGTAGACTCCAACAAGCTGTTGCAAGTGACACAAATGGACAGATATGTAAAGTACCATGTACGGGAGTTTGAGAGGACCTTTGTGCATAAATTTCCTGCCTGTTCCATTAAGGCGAAGAAGCACATTGATCAGAGCACTACCATTTTGGATGTACAAGGGGTG GGACTGACAAGTTTGAACAAATCTGCAAGGGAACTCATCCAATGCCTTCAAAAAGTTGATGGTGACAATTATCCTGAG ACCCTGAATCGTATGTTCATCATCAATGCTGGTTCTGGATTTAGGCTCTTATGGAATACTGTGAAATCTTTCCTTGACCCCAAGACCACTGCAAAAATCAAT GTACTGGGAGGCAGTTACCAAAGTAAGTTGCTTGAAATAATTGAAGCTAG CGAGCTGCCAGAGTTTTTGGGAGGTACTTGTAAATGTGCTGATAAGGGAGGCTGTATGCTTTCTGATAAGGGCCCATGGAATGATCCAGAAATAATGAAG ATGGTGCACAGTTATGCTGAGGAGCGTGAGGCTGATGCCAAATCTTCTAGCAAAACTACATCCGGCAATGTGGATTCAAGCAATAAGGAGTCTATCAAGGAGTCGGGAAAAACTGAGTCAGACAGGATGGATGCGGAAGCAGGCATGAAGGAATCAGGCAAAACGGAGTCTGCCAAAACAGAGTCAGGCAAGGAGTCAGGAAAAAAGGAGTCTGGGATAAAGGAGTCAGGCAAGATGGAGGTGAAGGTtcatgaagaagaaaagtcAATCTCTGAACATGTGAAGGCTCACCCTTACACAGAT CGATCTGATTCAGTCTGCTCAGAGGCTTTTTTGGAGGCTAATGACATGCATATAGATCATCTATCTCCTGTGCCAGAAGAA CTTTCAACTCCCATGGGAAGTGAAAAAGAGGAAAAGCTTAGAGCTGCTCTCACTGCCTTAGAACAACAGCTGTCTGCAACCAAGCAG GCTGAGGTTGAGAAAGAGGAAAAGCTGAAGGCTGCTCTAGGTCGTGTCAACGCCTTGGAAAAAGAGCTAACAGAAACCAAGAAG GCACTTGATGAAGCTCGTATTAAACAAGAGGAGCTTCTAGCCTCTGTTGGGAAGGAAAAGAAGTTT AGCCTGTTCTGTTGGTGA